One window of the Pempheris klunzingeri isolate RE-2024b chromosome 10, fPemKlu1.hap1, whole genome shotgun sequence genome contains the following:
- the lonrf2 gene encoding LON peptidase N-terminal domain and RING finger protein 2, which translates to METGVRSLQVDLSVHPLSHPGAAGICPEMLEVAEEANRAGDFNLAVEIYSSQLADLQQPDRGLCLRKADSLARAGRISEALDSYCTAASLGKLRPEELPLLVETIARTLREKELGINGAFKGHGKSSGGEDGLESDGECGEDEALDLFSCRLCKCLLHEPTTVECGHTFCKHCLEDDCVKNCAHCKQKMNKKDGLQNERRLNVVLSGLLNKWFATESKARKFWVEGEVLWKKQKLSDALEKYNAAVDLAPSSGRLLCQRAELHMEMGNFSQAVQDANSLCRIKPLWTKAHCLKATALSKAGRNDEALQEYLVCVALKPDWTKVKLEAQKVLSELFSSVFENEDLPTPLHPLQGGLATRLIKPPALLRSLRPLTQRPGSSSQDSEFSVTKSAPVDDSSSRLSAPGKSDPAAGEGGTKSLAGVLAALPPPPGGIKRKHGGDGPSAIFNPPSKLLRPDGTSSLQTTLVCGGRMVPAELLDSGDMECSLCMRLFYEPVATPCGHTFCLKCLERCLDHNSNCPLCKENLSEYLATRGYNKTLLMEEVLQRYLGDELAERKKIHEEEMKELSNLNQEVPIFVCTMAFPTIPCPLHVFEPRYRLMIRRSMETGTKQFGMCIADELKGFADYGCMLQVRDVKFFPDGRSVVDTIGVSRFKVLSHGQRDGYNTAKIEYLEDKKVEGEGLVELLKLHDSVYEQASSWFTSLKDDMKSQIHSHFGHLPSKDPDPQASPSGPAWCWWLLAVLPLENRAQLTILAMTSLKDRLIAIRRVLIFVTRKRPR; encoded by the exons ATGGAGACGGGAGTGAGATCCCTCCAGGTGGACCTCTCCGTCCACCCGCTCTCCCACCCTGGGGCTGCGGGGATCTGCCCCGAAATGCTGGAGGTGGCAGAGGAGGCCAACCGGGCCGGGGACTTTAACCTGGCTGTGGAGATCTACAGCTCCCAGCTCGCAGACCTCCAGCAGCCGGACAGGGGCTTGTGCCTGAGGAAGGCGGACTCTCTGGCCCGCGCCGGGCGGATATCCGAGGCGCTAGACTCGTACTGCACCGCGGCCAGCCTGGGCAAGCTGCGCCCGGAGGAGCTGCCCCTCCTGGTGGAAACCATCGCCCGGACTCTCCGTGAGAAGGAGCTGGGCATCAATGGGGCGTTTAAGGGGCACGGTAAGAGCAGCGGCGGGGAAGACGGGCTTGAGAGTGATGGGGAGTGTGGGGAGGATGAAGCCCTGGACTTGTTCTCCTGTCGCCTCTGCAAGTGTCTCCTCCATGAGCCCACCACCGTGGAGTGCGGACACACTTTCTGCAAACACTGCTTAGAGGACGACTGTGTGAAGAACTGTGCACACTGCAAGCAAAAGATGAACAAAAAAGACGGACTGCAAAACGAGAGGAGACTAAACGTCGTCCTCAGTGGCCTGCTGAATAAATGGTTTGCAACTGAGAGTAAAGCAAGGAAATTCTGGGTGGAAGGAGAGGTTTTGTGGAAGAAACAGAAGCTCTCGGATGCCTTGGAGAAGTACAATGCAGCGGTGGATCTAG CGCCCTCTTCAGGCAGACTGCTGTGCCAGCGGGCTGAGCTGCACATGGAGATGGGAAACTTCAGTCAAGCAGTGCAGGACGCCAACAGCCTCTGTAGGATAAAGCCTCTCTGGACAAAG gctCACTGTCTGAAAGCCACGGCGCTCAGCAAAGCAGGCCGCAACGATGAGGCGTTACAGGAGTACTTGGTGTGTGTGGCACTAAAGCCCGACTGGACCAAAGTCAAACTGGAGGCCCAAAAG GTCCTGAGCGagctcttctcctctgtgtttgagaATGAGGACCTGCCAACGCCGCTGCACCCGCTGCAGGGGGGGCTGGCAACCCGGCTCATCAAACCTCCCGCCTTGCTTAGGTCCCTGAGGCCCCTCACACAGAGACCTGGCTCCTCCTCACAG gaCTCAGAGTTCAGTGTGACTAAAAGCGCTCCGGTGGACGACTCGTCCTCCAGACTGTCTGCTCCCGGTAAATCGGACCCTGCCGCAGGGGAGGGGGGCACCAAGAGTCTGGCCGGTGTCTTGGCTGCACTGCCGCCGCCCCCCGGTGGCATTAAGAGGAAACACGGCGGAGATGGACCCTCGGCAATCTTCAACCCCCCCTCCAAACTGCTCAGACCTG ACGGTACGAGCAGCCTTCAGACAACCCtggtgtgtggagggaggatggTTCCTGCTGAGCTGTTGGACAGTGGAGACATGGAGTGTTCGCTGTGCATGAG GTTGTTCTATGAGCCAGTAGCCACTCCCTGTGGACACACCTTCTGCCTCAAATGTCTGGAGCGCTGCCTGGACCACAACTCCAACTGCCCTCTGTGCAAAGAAAACCTGTCTGAG TATCTGGCCACTAGGGGCTACAACAAGACGCTGCTGATGGAGGAAGTGCTGCAGCGTTACCTAGGAGATGAgctggcagagaggaagaaaatccatgaggaggagatgaaggagctgtCCAA CTTGAACCAGGAAGTGCCCATCTTTGTGTGCACCATGGCCTTCCCCACCATCCCCTGCCCGCTGCACGTGTTTGAGCCGCGCTACCGTCTCATGATTCGCCGCTCAATGGAGACGGGCACCAAGCAGTTTGGCATGTGCATAGCTGATGAGCTCAAAGGCTTTGCCGACTACGGCTGCATGCTGCAG GTGCGAGATGTGAAGTTCTTTCCTGATGGTCGATCAGTGGTCGACACCATTGGTGTGTCGCGGTTCAAGGTCCTCAGCCACGGCCAGAGAGACGGCTACAACACCGCCAAGATCGAGTACCTGGAGGACAAGAAG gtggagggggaggggctggTGGAGCTCCTGAAGCTGCACGACTCTGTGTACGAGCAGGCCAGCAGCTGGTTCACCTCCCTGAAAGACGACATGAAGAGCCAGATCCACAGCCACTTCGGACACCTTCCCAGCAAAGACCCCGACCCACAG GCCAGCCCCAGTGGACCGGCCTGGTGCTGGTGGCTGCTCGCCGTCCTCCCGCTGGAGAACCGAGCCCAGCTCACCATCCTGGCCATGACCTCCCTGAAGGACCGCCTGATCGCCATCCGCAGGGTCCTCATCTTCGTCACCCGCAAGAGGCCGCGGTGA